In the genome of Triticum urartu cultivar G1812 chromosome 5, Tu2.1, whole genome shotgun sequence, one region contains:
- the LOC125509252 gene encoding fructose-bisphosphate aldolase-lysine N-methyltransferase, chloroplastic-like translates to MKCLSVTLGKFVSYISCSFAVNAQLSLDYLSIFSADFFLNLSYLLNVLCENNIALLVISPYPNYIPLTLLYFLSQEQKVSLARRFALVPLGPPLLTYKSNCKAMLTAVDGSVRLLVDRPYKAGEPIIVWCGPQPNSRLLLNYGFVDEDNPYDRIAIEASLNTEDPQYQEKRMVAQRNGKLAIQKFQVCVGKEKETISEMLPYLRLGYISDPDEMQCILSSEGDTCPVSPCSERAVLDQLVVYLKSRLAGYPTTLDEDEAMLAEGSLEPKKEVATRLVRLEKKMLHGCLQAANEFISGLPDHTVSPCPALYAPELK, encoded by the exons ATGAAGTGTTTGAGCGTAACACTAGGAAAGTTTGTAAGTTACATATCTTGTTCTTTCGCAGTCAATGCTCAATTGTCTCTAGATTATCTTTCCATATTTAGTGCAGATTTTTTTTTAAATCTGTCTTATTTGCTTAATGTTTTGTGTGAGAACAACATTGCATTGCTTGTGATTTCTCCATACCCAAACTACATTCCATTGACTTTGTTGTACTTCTTATCTCAAGAGCAGAAGGTTAGTTTAGCTCGAAGATTTGCACTAGTTCCCTTGGGCCCACCACTGTTGACGTACAAGAGCAACTGCAAAGCAATGCTGACTGCTGTTGATGGTTCTGTTCGATTGCTGGTCGATCGGCCGTACAAAGCAGGAGAACCAATAATTGTTTG GTGTGGGCCTCAACCAAACTCCAGGTTGCTTCTCAATTATGGTTTTGTTGATGAAGACAATCCATATGATCGCATAGCAATCGAG GCATCCCTAAACACTGAAGATCCTCAATACCAAGAGAAGAGAATGGTCGCTCAAAGAAATGGAAAGCTTGCTATCCAAAAATTCCAA GTCTGTGTAGGCAAAGAGAAGGAAACTATTTCTGAAATGCTGCCATACTTGAGACTAGGATACATTTCAGATCCAGATGAAATGCAATGTATACTTTCGTCAGAAGGTGATACATGTCCA GTTAGTCCATGCTCAGAGCGAGCTGTACTTGACCAACTTGTTGTCTACCTGAAATCAAGATTGGCTGGTTATCCGACTACTTTGGACGAGGATGAAGCAATG TTGGCCGAGGGCAGTTTGGAGCCAAAGAAAGAAGTTGCCACTAGACTTGTAAGGTTAGAGAAGAAAATGCTGCATGGCTGTCTTCAGGCTGCTAACGAGTTCATAAGTGGCTTGCCTGATCATACCGTATCACCTTGCCCTGCTCTATATGCTCCTGAATTGAAATAA